The following coding sequences lie in one Haematobia irritans isolate KBUSLIRL chromosome 3, ASM5000362v1, whole genome shotgun sequence genomic window:
- the LOC142231074 gene encoding uncharacterized protein LOC142231074: protein MENCKPSSTPIPPGTILKKCEDENCNEIVDSKCYQSLIGSLMYLATISRPDISHTISKLSQFNSHPHREHMTAAKHVLRYLKAHKFSLTFDGADGLCCFSDADWGSNAIDRKSYSGYVLFFAGGPIAWESKKQDVVALSSMEAEYIAMSQAVKEISFHRSLLMELELEDINKKPTTLYCDNQGAQYLTKSHMTLKRNLSISAMFH from the exons ATGGAAAATTGTAAACCGTCAAGTACTCCAATACCTCCAGGtactattttaaagaaatgcgaAGATGAAAATTGCAATGAAATTGTGGATTCGAAATGTTATCAATCACTCATTGGGAGTTTGATGTATTTAGCTACGATATCAAGACCAGATATATCTCACACAATTTCTAAGTTATCACAGTTTAATTCACATCCTCATCGTGAGCACATGACTGCTGCAAAACATGTACTTCGATATTTAAAAGCACATAAATTTAGTCTAACGTTCGATGGTGCAGATGGTTTATGTTGTTTTTCTGatgcagattggggatccaatgcTATTGATCGTAAATCTTATAGTGGATATGTTCTATTCTTCGCAGGTGGTCCAATAGCATGGGAGTCCAAGAAACAAGACGTAGTTGCTTTAAGTTCGATGGAAGCAGAGTACATCGCTATGTCTCAAGCTGTTAAAGAAATCTCTTTTCATCGAAGTTTGTTGATGGAATTGGAACTCGAAGATATCAATAAGAAGCCTACAACTTTGTACTGTGACAATCAAGGTGCTCAATATTTAACGAAAAGCCATATGACGTTAAAGCGGA ATTTATCGATAAGTGCAATGTTTCATTAA